Part of the Solanum stenotomum isolate F172 unplaced genomic scaffold, ASM1918654v1 scaffold17555, whole genome shotgun sequence genome, TATCTCTTTTGGTGATGTCTCTTCAACCTAACCCCAATCGAATGACACTAGACAGACTAAGGATAggtgagaaaaaaagaagatagaaaagttTTACTTCTAGTTGATCTCATCTATGAATTTTGGTTTCTTTCATCTTCACGAAAACTCTTTATCTATTTTTTGTCTAAATTAAACGCATACAAATGGAATATGTGATTATCATCAAGGTTAGAGTGAAATGtatataataatcataaatttttaaaaaataacgtTCAAGTTCtgaaatacaaaaagaaatttagtatttaaggataatttttttcttcaataaattTTTCACCAtactaattcaaattatttaaactTTAACACAGACACCAAATATCTGAAGAGAAATACACACCAACATGATTGAAGACAAGTAGATTTCGAAGTGCTAAAATTTCACACCTAAGAATCCAATTCAtgactaaaaaaatgaaattgaatccCTTTTGCAATTACCCTAATAGAATTTAACAGTCAATATACAAAcattatttaaaagaatttcaCCACGCGCAAATGTAATTTTCGATTGAAGGAATTTAATTGATTACTTTTGAGCCAATTGTCGATATATGATATAACGGTATTCGGGTCAACTTTGACAATTGGTGATACGAAATTGTCTAAGGAGCGATTTACTTACTCCTAATGCAGAATTTCTCTACGATActcaaattaattttgatttcattaGTATTCAACGCAAGTTTAAATTTAATCTGACTGATCATATATTACTATagaaatatagaaaaagaaaaaataattaaacaggTATAAGTATTTGATTCCGATTTAATAGAGACATTTTGgcaatatatacattttttagtTACGTACACAAATGAACTATCCAAGAATAATTAGTAAGATGTCATTTCACAATTATTGTACCATGTGCTTGTAggataaaaataacataattatgGAATCTTTTTTAACAGAAAAATCACAGAACTTTCACTATTAACACAAATCATTATGGCCGGAAAATCAAACTATTGATAGATTcttttttaaaacctttttttaaaaaaaaaaattaatactccctccgtctcattttatgtggcaccatttcctttttggtcagtcccaaaaagaatgtcacattttctTATATGGTAAGTTTATAAAGGTACACttcctcttttatccttgttggtcccacttaatcttaaaataatactccaatacatttatgaggagagagaaaaaagagtctactttttaaagggcaatttaataaatatttcaaagtcttcatctatttcttaaactccgtggccggtcaaatgttgccacataaaatgggacggagggagtaatacaaTTTAACAACATGACCCAAACCAAAACCATATGTAAAAAACTAAttttgtgattattttttttcaatttattgacCTTTTTACTATATCTGGTTCATATTACttgatttgttaatttttttattttgattcaaaataagTAGTGTTTTACATAACCACGgatgtaaaattttatttttccaaaatttatggttattactttttatttatatttattaagataaGGTAGCTGGTGTGCCCCAGTGACTATTTTATTCAATATATGTAAAAGGTCTGTACTctgtatataaaaattattttttaaaaaaaaccagAAATAGagcaaaactaaaataaataaaaagatgaaaaagctCTTATTTTCCAAACTTAAATAATGTAGGTGAAACTATCATATATCTCAACTCTCTTATTTTCCCAAATTTACGCTTATTATTTCTTCGATAGTGTGAGTGTAATTATCATATTTCTTAAGGGGTGAGcctaattcaaaaaaaattcaaataatatagacaacaaagagtagtatttattttacatatgaGTTTGATCCTAAAAATCCCCCCCTCCCTAGGTCCACTCGTTAAAAAGATAATGAGTTCATACCAGATCAAATCtctttaattaaatttgtatttatttaattaaataaatttacccTTCGATTTCGAAAGTTGGATTTATCAACAATAGTTATTTTTGTGTTATAGGGTGAAAATTGGTGGTTTTTAGAAAATACACTTTTATGAGAAGAAGCCATATAATTGGGTGGCCTTATGTGAAAcaaatattcaaatatatatatatatataaaactataattaattaccatatatctatttatttttttcccaaCACGACAAGCTGCCAGGTTGAAAATATTCATATTGTTTTTGAAGAATCATAGAAAGGCTTAATATGAAAGAGAGAATTAACGGTCATTTTGGTGGCGGAGAATCGAGaggatatattattatatcaaatcgAACACTATGGAGGAGAGATGGGCTGGGGAGTGCAGGTTCCCATTATTTTTTGGGGAAAAGATATGAGTTTACCTCTGAACTTATCTCGAAAAatcagttacacgcttaaatTATCATGGCGATCTATttcatacatatttttattaaaagtgtAACTAATACCATCTTTTAATGTACAAAACCAGTCACACATACTAGAGTCGTGTGCACGCACCTGCCAGATCCTATGCAAGCATACacgtgtaattttttaatttttttcactttttttccaATCATTTTACCTCtatcttctctcttcttccttACCTGAATGACAccatttttgtctttattttttctcttctttcttacCTGAATGACTCCATTTTCAATCCTTTCTTCTGATTATAAAACATACCAAACAAACTATTGCGACAAATAAGATCGACGGTGTAGAAGAGATGGTTAGAAAATTCGTGAGGGAATGGGGGACATGGATAGCAAATTAAATCAAAGTTATTATTCAATACGATTTCATCCCACTTTTCATCATCATTGACATTAATTTTGAACCCAAAACTTATATTTCTTAGCTTCTTTACCCTATCTAAACACCTTCCTTTCatttggatttttcaaatatggGTCAAATGAACTTTAATTGGTAATggtttattttgaattttctttttagttagtAGTGTTTTGATGGTAATGGGTTGTGAaacttgaaataaatattttagtttgataTTGATCAATTNGTGAGGGAATGGGGGACATAAAAAGCAAATTAAATCAAAGTTATTATTCAATACGATTTCATCTCACTTGTCATCATCATTGACATTAATTTTGAACCCAAAACTTATATTTCTTAGCTTCTTAACCCTATCTAAATACCCTTCCTTTCAtttggattttttaaatatgggTCAAATGAACTTTAAGTGGTAATggtttattttgaattttctttttagttaggaGTGTTTTGATGGTAATGGGTTGTGAAACTTGgaataaatattttagtttgataTTGATCAATTTTATATTGTTGAGCCAATTGGATTTTGCTATGTGTAAATCATCATTGAACCCAAACCCTCGTTCTATCAAATTTCCAGCGCTATGTAAATTTGATAATCTTGATAAGTGGGGGGGGGTGGGGAACAATTAACTTTTCTTGGTAATAAATATTTAGGAATTTAGGGTTTGACTCTTTAATGTTCTTTTGATGCTAATGGGTTGTGTAAAATTCAGattagaaaattattatttttagtgaaTCACTTTGCCGAATTAAGTATGTGTCAAATTAGTGGAGAATTCTgaagtaatgataaaattgagTGAGAAATTGTAGAGttttgataagaaaaaaaatgaagaagaagtcTAAAGGAGAATGAGAGAAGATGAGCATGAAATAGAGGAGGGTggggataaaaaaaaagtgacttTATTTTTTACTCAAACGCGCctaatttacttttttatttaatttcatttccACGTCGGTTCTGGGGTGGTATTAGTTACACTTTTATCAAGAATAAGTGTATAATAAGTCGTCatgatagtttaagcgtgtaactgactttttgGAACAAGTTAAAGAGTGAATTTATGacttttcccttatttttttggaaaacattttccttcttatcaaacacacccttaaacTTTTTGACCGTTTATCCTGACCTTGATAAGTGAGTAAGGCTAATTTTAATAACTCGATTGCTTGGCTATTCTGTTAGAGTTATTGATaaaccaaaaattattttaaaaattcctTCCTTTAAAAGCTGTTATTTCCCACTGAATGTATGTCAATGAGATGAATAACCAAACATGACATGTATGAGGACCCCCACCCCATCTTGTGTGATGGTATTTGATCAGTTAGTCATTAAATTTGAGAGTTCGATCTGTTGGAATTTGAAGGCAGTAAATTAATGCATTTTGGAATTTAGCTATTTTAACCCCATACACACGAatctaaaagataaaaacaaaatattgtaTTAGGAGAAAATTCTAGACGGCGATAGGTGGATGAATCAAAAGATGACTTTAGAGAGGTCGGTAGGAAACAACTTTATTTGTGGGGAGTCTGGCATGCTAGCTACCATCATTTTGACAAGGGCTTATATAGTTTTGGAGAAGtgaaaagagtaaattttaaatttaataaacataaaaatcatattagcaCTCTATAGCTACAGTAGCTTAAACGATACATATATTATCCAACGATTTGACATCAATTGGGCCCATCTACTCTATATTGCTTCAAACTTTACATCAACCAGGCCCATATACTATGTGAAAACTCAAATACTTGCTACTATGATACCAAAATTTTGACAAGCTAGATAATTATTAAGGATAGTAACAATATTGTTTCGTCTTTTGACAAGCTAGAGAATTATTAAGGATAGTAACAATGTTGTTTTGTCTTCTTGATCATCAAGACGAAAAATATATGCTCGACATGGTTGAAATTAcagataaaaaagaaagtaatctGAAATTGCAAAAACTGATTGGATGATCTATGACTGATTAAGGGATATTCCTATTATTTATACATCATTAATTGACTCAAATATTTCATCATCTTAATTGCAATTACAACAAACACCTAGCAAAATAACTGCATCAATGAATCTAAACACTGAAAATAACTgcatacacattttttttaatggtgGCAAAGTaggaaatatatttaaatcGCGAAATAATATATTTCGACTTCTTCCTTCATTCCTTTTGATCCAGATCAAATCAATTTCGAATATCCTTCACCCTTTTTTATACACTATAGTGTATAAGTTTCCATATTTTTCTGTATCTCAATTGGGGGTTTCTCAAGCGCTGTTTCAACGTCTAATTTCTTTTTGCTATCGCGATAAATTGCATACAAAATCAGTTGCACACATGCTAATAGAGATCCGATTGAATTTGGTACCTACcaaaacaatattaaatttgtgaaatttaGTCTCCATGACTTAATAAGGTACCATAAATTTAGTGATTATcgatattttcttaaaataaaagagTGTCACATAAACTGAAATAGAAATTTAGTTATGATTaatgtttaaaataaaatatactcacAATAATGAAAGGGTCTTTCCCAAGCAAGCCATAAATTGCCCATGAGGTACTAGAGTTGAAAATAGATAGTGACAAGAAGAAGGGCATGTACTCCACGCTTTTAGATTTTATCACCTGCCTCTGTATACAAAATCAGagccaaataaaataaataagttttatatacataataaatGAGCTttctataataattattaaCCATATAATTATAACCAATCTTTTGTAATTAATTGAGTTATATTGATTGTGTAAAAGATTAGGCCGTTTAGGTTAGCTGATTGTAAATAGTTGATAAGTTGAAGTGTTGACAAACATGTTTAAGTgctgaaaataattttattaataaacaGCTATGTATTTGGAAAAAATGTGTcgaaactaaaaataagaaattaatgtgtttggaaaaagttttaataagttgttttttgttaaaatgactaaaatatccttaaattattagtcaaaaaatacaaatttaaaagtatctttctaaaaaaagaaaaaacgtGGGAGGAAGGGTGAATTTAAACCTCACCTTGTTGCTTAGGATTCGATTCCCTAAAGGAAAGTTTGGGATTTTATTTGGGAATAATAtcttgagaaattaaaaaatataaatgataaaatagtaagaaaaaaattggtcaaactaaaaatacttataaaccAACTTATGATTGAGTGAATATTCACATagataagtcaaaaataaaatacttataagtCTGTTTGATCAGCTTATAATCTTAGTCAATCGCTCAGttaatatatattgtaaataaaattgaaaagagaCTTACCATTACTGTTAGAGGAGCACCAAACATCATAATACAAGTAATGGCAAAAGCTAAGCCACAAAGAAGCTTCCTTTTATCTCCATTAAGTTTTAACACAGAGACTAAAGCCACAATTGAGAAGATTGAAAGGACCAAAAAGAGAATTCCAGATATCTTAAACTTCTCTTTTTTGGGTGCAAATATGAGGAAAATCAACACATAAATTGCCTCCAAGGCACCACCTATGGAAGCCAACACTGTTAATAATGTGTTGTTTGGTGACACAAAAGGTAGACCATACCTGTTTAATTCATCAAAAGTATAGTTAAACTCAATATtagtttaaaagaattttttttttacaaaaggtGAAAATTAATGAACTTGTAATGACACGATTTTCTAGGTCACAATGACACTTGTTGTAACCCAATAGTAGGTAAGTCAACTCGTAACGGGTGCAAGGGTAGGATAACAATCAAATTGTTCCTCTTTTGCATTTGGTTGTTATCCTACGTACCCTTGCACCTGTTACTTGTCATTATGGGTTACGGGTTGACTTaactactggtgggttatattATATGTCATCATGACCTGAAAAATCGGGTCGTGAAAGTTGATGTAGTatgtacaaaaaaatattttttttaaatctacaAAAGTACTAATGCACtgcaacaaaaataacttttagcagAATAAATATGATTAACAAAGAGTATTACCGCCTTACCAGAATcagttaattgtcattagattcaatgtcgCTATAGGTTTTAGCGGCATTTATAAAAAGTGCTAAAATGTAATTGTCACTAGTAATTGCCTCTAAAAAATACATTTTGCCTCAATCAAGctattgtcattaattaattatcgctaaagattatttttgatatagtgTTAGAACCCGACCGATAACTTGAGAGGGCTAAAATctaaaattcataaactttaaatcctGACTTCGCCTCTATCagttattttattgttttgatgTTGAAATGTGATTTGGAGAAGCTTACCAAGATGAAAACAAGCAGTTGAAGAAACTCATTAGATATGGCAGCCCAGAGAACTTCTCTGTTGATCTCTTCATAATAATCCTTTTGAATGTAATCCTATAAAGTCAATTTTTGATTAATTGTGATATGTATAAATAGTTAGTTTTAATTAgagaaagaatgaaagaaaagagCAAATGCACATGCATGCActtattaaaacaaaaattaaaaattaaacttgtaGAAGACTTACATGGGCGCCAAGAAGAGTAATATGCCATTAACATttcctattaaaaaaaaaaaaagcaaatgaagaaaaaaaagatttagcatatgaaactgaaataaaaagaaactgAAACATATGGTTAttcaactaatagttattattatctcggaaagtcattttctttgtcaaaagaaattgaaataaaaaaaaagataattttctgagataataactattaatCGACTGAGTATACGAAAAACCAATCCAAGAAACACATGAAACTTggagaatgaaataaaaatccTACCAAAAATTCCAAAGGTTGTGTGGAGAATTCTGACAACATGTACATGACCCATggcaaataattatatatttattgtaCGGGAATTGAAATAAACTAGCAAAATGGTGCATAGGCAGTATAAACATGAGTAGTTTCTAGGGtatttatttacatatttttgttgatttgctGATGAATGATCCACTACATTTTGCTTGCTTGTTCAGCACTAGAATATTCAGTGTGGTTAAGGCCctacaaattaattaactccACTAATTAGTAATTACTTACTTAAATAAGCATCTCATATTGACTATGCTCCTATTTGGATGATTATTCGCACTCCATACCTTGATATATATTCACAATATTCAAaaatctttttacttttttttaaaaatctgtgtcaaattaaaatcagacaaataaattaaaacagaggaGGAAGTATTTAATTTGTCTTCTAAGATGTCTTAGATGTATTTATCTTACACTAACATACAAGTCTCAATAGATTCGTGGCAAGTAATACTTGATTTAGTATAATTAGTGTAACaaccagaaaaaaaaattaatctcaattaattattattgcCTCACCTATGTAAATTGTTTGTTTCTATTTTACCTTCTTGTACTCTTGAACAATTAAATCTGCATTAGTTCAAATATATTGTTTTACGTTAGAATTTAATTTCcgcctttttctcttttaatacCATcgaatatcaaaaataaattaataatatataccAACA contains:
- the LOC125850546 gene encoding bidirectional sugar transporter SWEET1-like, which translates into the protein MGHVHVVRILHTTFGIFGNVNGILLFLAPMITFKRIIMKRSTEKFSGLPYLMSFFNCLFSSWYGLPFVSPNNTLLTVLASIGGALEAIYVLIFLIFAPKKEKFKISGILFLVLSIFSIVALVSVLKLNGDKRKLLCGLAFAITCIMMFGAPLTVMRQVIKSKSVEYMPFFLSLSIFNSSTSWAIYGLLGKDPFIIVPNSIGSLLACVQLILYAIYRDSKKKLDVETALEKPPIEIQKNMETYTL